In Halomarina salina, one DNA window encodes the following:
- a CDS encoding HAD family hydrolase, with protein MSEESDDRPPSETAHTRPPGTLGDKGTPIRAVLFDLDGTLCRYRRSPGEVLDVAFEREGLDPLFTVAAYVDAFDRFADEADGMADLRERCFATLAEERGHDPAVGRSLARTFADERDQRDVVALPGAHDLLDGLAGRYRIGVVTNGPRDAQLAKLDGLGRRDAFDVVVCAGDETPPKPDPEPFERAVATLGVSAAEAAFVGDSPTTDVAGANAAGLVSVLVGDREDPECAPDVRLAALDDFDGLLPERGSG; from the coding sequence ATGAGCGAGGAGAGCGACGACCGGCCCCCGTCGGAGACGGCACACACCAGGCCGCCAGGGACGCTCGGCGACAAGGGCACGCCGATTCGTGCGGTGTTGTTCGACCTCGACGGGACGCTCTGTCGGTACCGGCGCTCGCCGGGCGAGGTGCTCGACGTGGCGTTCGAGCGCGAGGGGCTCGACCCGCTGTTCACGGTGGCGGCGTACGTCGACGCGTTCGACCGGTTCGCCGACGAGGCCGACGGGATGGCCGACCTCCGGGAACGCTGTTTCGCCACGCTCGCCGAGGAGCGAGGCCACGACCCCGCAGTCGGGCGGTCGCTCGCGCGAACGTTCGCCGACGAACGCGACCAGCGCGACGTCGTGGCCCTGCCGGGCGCACACGATCTGCTCGACGGCCTCGCCGGCCGGTATCGTATCGGCGTCGTCACCAACGGTCCGCGGGACGCACAGCTCGCGAAACTCGACGGCCTCGGTCGCCGCGACGCGTTCGACGTGGTGGTCTGTGCTGGCGACGAGACGCCGCCGAAGCCAGACCCGGAACCGTTCGAGCGAGCGGTCGCGACGCTGGGCGTCAGTGCAGCCGAGGCGGCGTTCGTCGGCGACTCGCCGACGACGGACGTCGCGGGCGCGAACGCTGCGGGGCTCGTCTCGGTACTCGTCGGCGACCGCGAGGACCCGGAGTGCGCTCCCGACGTTCGACTCGCGGCACTCGACGACTTCGACGGCCTCCTCCCGGAACGCGGGTCGGGGTGA
- a CDS encoding DNA polymerase sliding clamp, with product MAEATHEESTHETRPDESPLHVVAPAATLRTAVDVLGALVDECRVQFDEEGLHVAAMDPATVASVSLDLDTAAFDTFDVEERTLGVPLERLDDVLSMASGDDPVSLALDPETRRLDVAVAGLDYSMALVDPDAIRSPPDLDELDFEYEASVVLEAEALSRSIRAADMVSNHATVGVEEEGEAFVVTAEGDTDDVRHRLSGEDLVDIDACEAESLYSVDYLRALDRPIPGGSEVSLELGTEIPLSLSFEVADGAGHVEYALSPRIARR from the coding sequence ATGGCAGAAGCTACCCACGAGGAGTCCACCCACGAGACACGACCCGACGAGTCCCCTCTTCACGTCGTCGCGCCGGCGGCGACGCTCCGAACCGCCGTCGACGTGCTCGGTGCGCTGGTCGACGAATGTCGTGTGCAGTTCGACGAGGAGGGGCTCCACGTCGCCGCGATGGACCCCGCGACGGTGGCGTCGGTGTCGCTGGACCTCGACACGGCCGCCTTCGACACGTTCGACGTGGAGGAGCGGACGCTCGGCGTCCCGCTGGAGCGACTCGACGACGTGCTCTCGATGGCGAGCGGCGACGACCCGGTGTCGCTGGCGCTCGACCCCGAAACCCGACGCCTCGACGTCGCCGTCGCCGGACTCGACTACTCGATGGCGCTCGTCGACCCCGACGCGATTCGCTCGCCGCCGGACCTCGACGAACTCGACTTCGAGTACGAGGCGTCGGTCGTGCTCGAAGCCGAGGCGCTCTCGCGGTCGATTCGCGCGGCGGACATGGTGTCGAACCACGCCACCGTCGGCGTCGAGGAAGAGGGGGAAGCGTTCGTCGTGACCGCGGAGGGCGACACGGACGACGTGCGACACCGACTGTCGGGCGAGGACCTGGTCGACATCGACGCGTGCGAAGCGGAGTCGCTCTACTCCGTGGACTACCTCCGGGCGCTGGACCGCCCCATTCCGGGCGGGAGCGAGGTGTCGCTGGAACTGGGAACGGAGATTCCGCTGTCGCTCTCGTTCGAGGTGGCCGACGGTGCGGGGCACGTCGAGTACGCGCTGTCGCCACGCATCGCGAGGCGCTGA
- a CDS encoding DUF7344 domain-containing protein — MNSRDDEQSGDGPGIPLDTVFDLLAVRERRAMLYYLADHGSVPFDELAAAVAGRDADGETHSRVAVAQSHVHLPRCVDAGVVTIDDETEEAAYTGTPSLTAWLDWARGRDSPTYASDVSGTRAVESGGEPR; from the coding sequence ATGAACAGCCGCGACGACGAGCAGTCGGGAGACGGCCCAGGGATACCCCTCGACACCGTCTTCGACCTCCTCGCGGTCCGCGAACGTCGGGCCATGCTGTACTACCTGGCCGACCACGGCTCCGTCCCGTTCGACGAACTCGCGGCGGCCGTCGCCGGCCGGGACGCCGACGGTGAGACTCACTCCCGCGTCGCGGTGGCACAGAGCCACGTCCACCTCCCGCGGTGTGTCGACGCTGGCGTGGTCACGATCGACGACGAGACAGAGGAGGCCGCCTACACCGGGACGCCGTCGCTCACCGCGTGGCTGGACTGGGCACGCGGCCGGGACAGTCCGACGTACGCCTCGGACGTGAGCGGGACGCGGGCCGTCGAGTCCGGCGGTGAGCCCCGGTGA
- the mch gene encoding methenyltetrahydromethanopterin cyclohydrolase → MESLNRMALELVDEAIEFADELAVDAYELDNGATVVDFGIDTLGGVEAGLLLAEIQSSGLATMSARMDELAGAPRTYVDVSTDHPALALLCSQKAGWEVSVEDYEALGSGPARALVAEEEEFQRVGYADAFEFAILALETDEHPTEAVAEHVAEMCDVDPGSVFLPVAPTASIAGSVATAARAGELATFRLSELGYDPMDVLSVTASAPVAPVAEDERVALARTNDALAYGGRAHVVCDAGFDRFDEVASTAAEEYGESFSQVFERVDWDFYDVPTSVFAPAQVTVDVVGGEASSYGGTDEDLLADAFGL, encoded by the coding sequence ATGGAGAGTCTCAACCGGATGGCGCTGGAGCTCGTCGACGAGGCCATCGAGTTCGCCGACGAACTCGCCGTCGACGCCTACGAACTCGACAACGGCGCGACGGTCGTCGACTTCGGTATCGACACGCTGGGGGGCGTCGAGGCGGGCCTGCTGCTCGCCGAGATACAGTCGTCCGGCCTCGCGACGATGTCCGCGCGGATGGACGAGCTGGCGGGTGCGCCCCGGACGTACGTCGACGTCTCGACCGACCACCCCGCGCTCGCCCTCCTCTGCTCGCAGAAGGCGGGCTGGGAGGTGTCCGTCGAGGACTACGAGGCGCTCGGGAGCGGCCCGGCCCGAGCGCTCGTCGCCGAAGAGGAGGAGTTCCAGCGGGTGGGCTACGCCGACGCCTTCGAGTTCGCCATCCTCGCGCTGGAGACCGACGAACACCCGACCGAAGCGGTCGCCGAACACGTCGCGGAAATGTGCGACGTGGACCCCGGCAGCGTCTTCCTGCCCGTCGCGCCCACGGCGAGCATCGCGGGGAGCGTCGCCACCGCCGCACGCGCCGGGGAACTGGCGACCTTCCGCCTCTCGGAACTGGGCTACGACCCGATGGACGTACTCTCCGTCACGGCGAGCGCACCCGTTGCCCCCGTCGCCGAGGACGAGCGGGTCGCGCTCGCCCGGACGAACGACGCGCTGGCGTACGGCGGGCGCGCCCACGTCGTCTGTGACGCCGGGTTCGACCGGTTCGACGAGGTGGCCTCGACGGCCGCCGAGGAGTACGGCGAGTCGTTCTCGCAGGTGTTCGAGCGCGTCGACTGGGACTTCTACGACGTCCCGACGAGCGTGTTCGCGCCAGCGCAGGTCACCGTCGACGTGGTCGGCGGCGAGGCGTCGAGCTACGGCGGGACCGACGAGGACCTGCTCGCCGACGCGTTCGGCCTGTGA
- a CDS encoding GTPBP1 family GTP-binding protein: MSPDRAVLERALERGEEEGGSVEFKERLTRALHLADGRLESLAAQLRHRVLSGDGEATYVVGVTDDGGLAGISPDEFSETMDVLSLLAEEAGAHIDEVQTWGVPDESGTEGGNGIVGVASIREGAMLDVDDEHIVVGTAGHVDHGKSTLVGSLVTGQADDGEGGTRGFLDVQPHEVERGLSADLSYGVYGFDDGDPVRMDNPHRKTDRARIVEEADRLVSFVDTVGHEPWLRTTIRGLVGQKLDYGLLVVAADDGPTKTTREHLGILLATDLPTIVAITKADMVSAERLAEVEREVEQLLRNADRTPLRIDRYGVETAIEEISEQVVPILSTSAVTMEGLQVLDELFERLPKTAEGAGEFSMYIDRTYKVAGVGAVASGTVRTGTVSAGDELLLGPMADGSFREVEVRSIEMHYHRVDEAKAGRIVGVALKGVREEEVERGMVLLPRDADPTAVREFEAEVMVLNHPTRIQSGYEPVVHVETVSEAAEFSPEGGHLLPGDTGKTRVRFKFRPYHVEEGQRFVFREGQSKGVGTVTDVAPGER; encoded by the coding sequence GAGGGGGGCAGCGTGGAGTTCAAGGAACGACTCACGCGCGCCCTCCACCTCGCGGACGGACGGCTGGAGAGCCTCGCAGCGCAACTGCGTCACCGCGTCCTCTCCGGCGACGGGGAGGCGACGTACGTCGTCGGCGTCACCGACGACGGCGGCCTCGCCGGCATCAGCCCCGACGAGTTCTCCGAGACGATGGACGTCCTCTCGCTGCTGGCCGAGGAGGCCGGCGCACACATCGACGAGGTCCAGACCTGGGGCGTCCCCGACGAGTCGGGCACCGAGGGCGGCAACGGCATCGTCGGCGTCGCCTCCATCCGCGAGGGGGCGATGCTGGACGTGGACGACGAGCACATCGTCGTCGGCACGGCGGGCCACGTCGACCACGGGAAGTCGACGCTCGTCGGGTCGCTGGTGACCGGGCAGGCGGACGACGGCGAGGGCGGGACGCGCGGCTTCCTCGACGTCCAGCCCCACGAGGTCGAGCGGGGACTGTCCGCGGACCTCTCCTACGGCGTCTACGGCTTCGACGACGGCGACCCGGTCCGGATGGACAACCCCCACCGCAAGACCGACCGGGCGCGCATCGTCGAGGAGGCCGACCGACTCGTGTCGTTCGTCGACACGGTCGGCCACGAACCGTGGCTCCGGACGACCATCCGAGGACTGGTCGGACAGAAGCTCGACTACGGGTTGCTCGTCGTCGCGGCCGACGACGGCCCGACGAAGACGACCCGCGAGCACCTCGGCATCCTGCTGGCGACGGACCTGCCGACCATCGTCGCCATCACGAAGGCCGACATGGTGAGCGCCGAGCGACTGGCGGAGGTCGAGCGCGAGGTCGAACAGCTGCTGCGCAACGCCGACCGGACGCCGCTCCGCATCGACCGCTACGGCGTCGAGACGGCCATCGAGGAGATCAGCGAGCAGGTCGTCCCCATCCTCTCGACCAGCGCCGTGACGATGGAGGGGCTGCAGGTGCTCGACGAACTGTTCGAGCGCCTGCCGAAGACCGCCGAGGGCGCGGGCGAGTTCTCGATGTACATCGACCGCACGTACAAGGTCGCTGGCGTCGGCGCGGTCGCCTCCGGGACGGTCCGGACCGGGACGGTGAGCGCGGGCGACGAACTCCTGCTCGGGCCGATGGCCGACGGTTCGTTCCGCGAGGTCGAAGTGCGGAGTATCGAGATGCACTACCACCGCGTCGACGAGGCGAAGGCGGGTCGCATCGTCGGCGTGGCGCTGAAAGGGGTCCGTGAAGAGGAGGTCGAACGCGGGATGGTCCTCCTGCCGCGGGACGCCGACCCGACCGCCGTCCGCGAGTTCGAGGCGGAGGTGATGGTGCTCAACCACCCGACGCGCATCCAGTCGGGGTACGAACCGGTCGTCCACGTCGAGACGGTGAGCGAGGCGGCGGAGTTCTCGCCGGAGGGCGGACACCTGCTCCCCGGCGACACCGGGAAGACGCGCGTCCGCTTCAAGTTCCGGCCGTACCACGTCGAGGAGGGCCAGCGGTTCGTCTTCCGCGAGGGACAGTCGAAGGGCGTCGGTACCGTCACCGACGTCGCGCCGGGCGAACGCTGA